A single genomic interval of Haloterrigena salifodinae harbors:
- a CDS encoding glycosyl hydrolase family 28-related protein: MSDRTPRLGLGTFEEGDAWDHTDTVEAVDRHAIVRGPIADRPDEGEYDDELYHATDQEITWRWDASSEDWTYFGGKGCSEQPVPGTSHFEAAQFVHARTEETPVWNVEAHGIEGDGETEVGAAVHDLLADVEDAGGGIVYFPPGRYLFERTPLIGDDTILLGAGRSTVLEGTRPDDEDGRALLSNRGYDAVDFDGASNWGICNVRIDSPATNGIMPAHAENVRLERIYGDRIYYHHIDVVSSKNVGIDGYWATRGGEADSDAPIQFDNQTTEIASNSVWNGGEELLAGSDGTPTRNCTLENFEIDPENGPEYGVHIHRNGNESITISNGYITGCLYSAIRGDTGDEIEDLTIDSVSCIENARGISLGHVKGGRRELTVTNVTIRTDNRGLAAGSGLYAAGFDGAEISNTVVDGEFTNAILFDDMDDLKLSAVTATGARDQAFRFRADVDATLTTARAADCGDAGVYSGAGSSVAYGGVTFEDVGTETDSDSDGAFREWNAS, encoded by the coding sequence GTGAGCGATCGAACGCCGCGGCTCGGACTCGGGACGTTCGAGGAGGGCGACGCGTGGGATCACACCGACACGGTCGAAGCCGTCGACCGACACGCGATCGTTCGAGGACCGATCGCCGACCGCCCCGACGAGGGCGAGTACGACGACGAACTCTACCACGCGACCGATCAGGAGATCACGTGGCGCTGGGACGCCTCGAGCGAGGACTGGACGTACTTCGGCGGCAAGGGCTGTTCGGAGCAACCGGTGCCGGGAACGAGCCACTTCGAGGCGGCGCAGTTCGTCCACGCGCGCACCGAGGAAACCCCCGTCTGGAACGTCGAAGCCCATGGGATCGAGGGCGACGGCGAGACGGAAGTCGGCGCGGCCGTCCACGACCTCCTCGCGGACGTCGAGGACGCCGGCGGCGGGATCGTCTACTTCCCGCCGGGTCGGTACCTCTTCGAGCGGACGCCGCTGATCGGCGATGATACGATCCTGCTGGGCGCGGGTCGCTCGACGGTCCTCGAGGGAACGCGCCCCGACGACGAGGACGGCCGGGCGCTGCTCTCCAACAGGGGCTACGACGCGGTCGATTTCGACGGCGCGTCGAACTGGGGGATTTGCAACGTCCGAATCGATTCGCCGGCCACGAACGGGATCATGCCCGCACACGCGGAAAACGTCCGACTGGAACGGATCTACGGCGACCGGATCTACTATCACCACATCGACGTCGTGTCCTCGAAAAACGTCGGAATTGACGGCTACTGGGCGACTCGAGGCGGCGAGGCCGACTCGGACGCGCCAATTCAGTTCGACAACCAGACCACGGAAATCGCGTCGAACAGCGTCTGGAACGGCGGCGAGGAGCTACTGGCCGGGAGCGACGGCACCCCGACGCGGAACTGCACCCTCGAGAACTTCGAGATCGACCCCGAGAACGGTCCGGAGTACGGCGTCCACATCCACCGGAACGGAAACGAGTCGATCACGATCAGCAACGGATACATTACTGGCTGCCTCTATTCGGCGATCCGAGGCGACACCGGCGACGAGATCGAGGACCTAACGATCGACTCCGTCTCGTGTATCGAGAACGCGCGAGGGATCTCGCTCGGACACGTCAAGGGCGGCCGCCGAGAGCTGACGGTTACCAACGTCACGATCAGAACCGATAACAGAGGGCTGGCCGCCGGCTCGGGGCTGTACGCGGCCGGATTCGACGGCGCCGAGATCTCGAACACCGTCGTCGACGGCGAGTTCACGAACGCGATCCTCTTCGACGACATGGACGACCTGAAGCTGAGCGCCGTGACGGCCACGGGCGCGAGGGATCAGGCGTTCCGCTTCCGAGCGGACGTCGATGCGACGCTGACGACCGCGCGAGCGGCGGACTGCGGCGATGCGGGCGTCTACTCGGGAGCCGGCAGCAGCGTCGCCTACGGCGGCGTCACGTTCGAGGACGTCGGCACTGAGACCGACTCCGACAGCGACGGAGCGTTTCGGGAGTGGAACGCGTCCTAA
- a CDS encoding outer membrane protein assembly factor BamB family protein, which yields MRSPNRDTVSERGCERSAGLSRRRLLGASAGAAAAGLAGCVGVDLPTTLGGRFDGTEDVSLFQNGLRRLGYYPDETVPESVSVNWSFPINAADHTAAKSSPVPTPDGETMVFGGDTGKVCAYAPSGDLRWATQTDATEKGFHGSAAIVGDVAFIGGYDGDLYALDTESGDIVWRTRSEDGDLDGPLAIGSSPAYHDGSLYLISEYAPPSSGALWEIDPETGDPTWSDDRIWGQAHPSPTIDLEAGRILAGSNDGVVYCWEYPSLEFAWSFRADADGEEQAGGAFRKGAQIKGTVAAHDGYGYVGSWDGNFYCLDLEDGSEEWSFETGEVIMSNPAVDTDADVVYMGSDDGYVYALDPTSGEELWSTDVGGRVIGALTVTAETVLVGSYDSHLYALDKETGDRRWRVRNRGRVTSAAVPVDGRIYYAERAVFSNYYDDDEETVLEEPGHGYCLVGDE from the coding sequence ATGCGATCTCCGAACCGAGATACGGTCTCCGAACGCGGTTGCGAACGGTCCGCCGGCCTCTCGCGTCGTCGGTTACTCGGCGCGAGCGCGGGCGCCGCAGCGGCAGGGCTGGCCGGCTGCGTCGGCGTCGACCTGCCGACCACGCTGGGTGGACGCTTCGATGGCACCGAGGACGTGTCGCTGTTCCAGAACGGGCTCCGTCGCCTCGGCTACTACCCCGACGAAACCGTCCCGGAGTCGGTGAGCGTCAACTGGTCGTTCCCGATCAACGCCGCCGACCACACGGCCGCCAAGTCCAGTCCCGTGCCGACGCCCGACGGCGAGACGATGGTCTTCGGCGGCGACACCGGCAAGGTGTGCGCCTACGCGCCCTCGGGCGACCTCCGATGGGCGACGCAGACGGACGCGACCGAAAAGGGCTTTCACGGGTCGGCGGCGATCGTCGGCGACGTCGCCTTCATCGGCGGTTACGACGGCGATCTCTACGCGCTGGATACCGAGAGCGGAGACATCGTCTGGCGAACGCGCTCGGAGGACGGCGATCTGGATGGACCGCTCGCAATCGGCTCGAGTCCCGCCTACCACGACGGCTCCCTCTACCTCATCTCCGAGTACGCCCCGCCCTCCTCCGGCGCGCTCTGGGAGATCGACCCCGAGACCGGCGACCCGACGTGGAGCGATGACCGCATCTGGGGGCAGGCCCACCCCTCGCCGACGATCGATCTCGAGGCGGGACGGATTCTCGCCGGGTCGAACGACGGCGTCGTCTACTGCTGGGAGTATCCCTCCCTCGAGTTCGCGTGGTCGTTCCGGGCCGACGCCGACGGCGAGGAACAGGCGGGCGGCGCCTTCCGCAAGGGCGCCCAGATCAAGGGCACGGTGGCAGCCCACGACGGCTACGGCTACGTCGGCAGCTGGGACGGGAACTTCTATTGTCTCGACCTCGAGGACGGCTCGGAGGAGTGGTCGTTCGAGACGGGCGAGGTGATCATGTCGAACCCGGCGGTCGATACCGACGCGGACGTCGTCTACATGGGAAGCGACGACGGCTACGTCTACGCGCTCGATCCGACCTCGGGCGAGGAGCTGTGGTCGACGGACGTCGGCGGCCGCGTCATCGGCGCGCTGACGGTCACCGCGGAGACGGTGCTGGTCGGCTCCTACGATTCCCACCTGTATGCCCTCGACAAGGAGACGGGTGATCGCCGGTGGCGGGTTCGGAACCGGGGTCGAGTCACCAGCGCGGCGGTCCCCGTCGACGGGCGGATCTACTACGCGGAGCGGGCCGTCTTCTCGAACTACTACGACGACGACGAGGAGACGGTCCTCGAGGAGCCGGGACACGGGTACTGCCTGGTCGGCGACGAGTAG
- a CDS encoding 30S ribosomal protein S8e: MQNQGRSTRKRTGGRLKNVRKRRKNELGRLPTETQVGEPRYRTVDVRGNGTKTRALATDVASVNKGGETVSAEIEDVVENDANPNYVRRNIITKGAVIETSEGRARVTSRPGQTGQVNAVLLD; the protein is encoded by the coding sequence ATGCAAAACCAGGGACGCTCCACGCGCAAGCGAACCGGTGGCCGACTGAAGAACGTCCGCAAGCGCCGAAAGAACGAGCTCGGACGCCTGCCGACGGAGACGCAGGTCGGCGAGCCCCGATACCGAACCGTCGACGTCCGCGGCAACGGGACGAAGACCCGCGCGCTCGCGACCGACGTCGCCAGCGTCAACAAGGGCGGCGAGACCGTCTCCGCCGAGATCGAGGACGTCGTCGAGAACGACGCCAACCCCAACTACGTCCGCCGAAACATCATCACGAAAGGCGCCGTCATCGAGACCTCGGAAGGCCGCGCCCGCGTCACCTCCCGTCCCGGTCAGACCGGTCAGGTCAACGCCGTTCTGCTCGACTAA